One Clavelina lepadiformis chromosome 1, kaClaLepa1.1, whole genome shotgun sequence genomic region harbors:
- the LOC143453086 gene encoding zinc finger matrin-type protein 2-like, protein MAASNNTYEDHRRKWDKDEYQKLANERLKEEFDKTEKSSTEKPVKRELLKARSYKVDLDSHLGKSVVISKTTPASESGGYYCNVCDCVVKDSINFLDHINGKKHQRNLGMSMKVERSSLEQVQQRFEMNKKKLEEKKKQYDFEERMKELKEDEERLKVQRRERRKERKRKANEDTGDSDIAAMMGFGGFGSSKKR, encoded by the exons ATGGCTGCTTCAAATAACACA TATGAAGACCATCGGCGAAAATGGGATAAGGATGAGTACCAAAAACTGGCAAATGAAAGGCTTAAAGAAGAGTTTGACAAAACTGAGAAGA GTTCCACAGAAAAACCTGTAAAAAGGGAGCTTTTGAAGGCCCGAAGTTACAAAGTAGACCTTGACTCACATCTAGGAAAGTCTGTTGTCATAAGCAAAACTACTCCTGCCTCGGAAAGTGGCGGATATTACTGCAACGTTTGCGACTGTGTTGTGAAAGATTCCATCAACTTCTTAGATCATATCAATGGAAAGAAGC ATCAAAGAAATTTGGGAATGTCCATGAAAGTTGAAAGGTCTTCCCTTGAGCAAGTTCAACAGAGATTTGAAATGAATAAAAAGAAACtggaagaaaagaaaaagcaatACGATTTCGAAGAACGAATGAAAGAACTTAAAGAAGac GAAGAACGACTAAAAGTACAGAGAAGAGAAAGACGAAAAgagagaaaaagaaaagcgaATGAAGACACAGGTGATAGTGATATCGCAGCCATGATGGGGTTTGGTGGATTTGGCAGCTCAAAGAAACGATGA
- the LOC143453097 gene encoding NEDD4 family-interacting protein 1-like — translation MNMAAVNQTSIAISDDSGLSSDMAQSQARENENPPAYEAAASSSTLLVGDDEQDPLLDQKFEVPPEKLPSYEQATTLPSYEDFQQVKEAELRDEFINMIFPSTLDQDEIYVDGVAVGTDCMFILAFVISFFFNWLGFFIGYCILMNLAGRYGAISGFGLSIVQWLVCFRYASGPAHLTEMSGERLFMWWFFVIIATLLSMKGVVNWAKARKLLQMTEEQRENGRVMILY, via the exons ATGAACATGGCTGCAGTTAATCAAACTAGTATAGCTATCTCTGACGATTCAGGGTTATCATCGGATATGGCACAG AGCCAAGCACGAGAGAATGAAAATCCACCAGCGTATGAAGCAGCTGCTTCAAGTTCAACATTACTTGTAGGCGATGATGAACAAG ACCCTTTGTTGGATCAGAAATTTGAAGTACCTCCAGAAAAGCTTCCTTCTTATGAGCAAGCAACAACACTCCCGAGTTACGAGGATTTTCAACAAGTAAAGGAGGCAGAATTACGTGATGAATTCATAAATATGATATTTCCATCCACG TTGGACCAAGATGAAATTTATGTGGATGGAGTAGCTGTGGGAACGGACTGTATGTTCATTCTTGCATTTGTTATCTCTTTCTTTTTCAACTGGTTAggcttttttattggttattgTATTCTCATGAATCTTGCTGGACGTTACGGTGCGATTTCAGGCTTTGGGTTGTCCATTGTCCAATGGCTGGTCTGCTTCAGG TATGCAAGTGGACCAGCTCACCTAACCGAGATGTCTGGTGAAAGATTATTTATGTGGTGGTTCTTTGTTATTATTG cAACTCTGCTCTCAATGAAAGGCGTTGTCAACTGGGCAAAGGCaagaaaattattgcaaatgaCTGAAGAACAACGAGAAAATGGCCGAGTGATGATTCTTTATTAg